Sequence from the Mesorhizobium sp. PAMC28654 genome:
TTTCTCGGCGCCCGAGGGGCCGTAACGCAGCAGTTTCATCTGATTACTCCGGGGTCAATAGGTGGCGCGGCCGCCGGACAGGTCGAAGACGGCGCCGGTGGTGAAACTGTTTTCCTTCGAGACCAGCCACGCCACCATGTTGGCGGCTTCGTCGACTTCGAGGAAGCGGGCGCGCGGGATCTTCGACAGCATGTAGTCGATGTGTTCCTGCTTCATCTGGTCGAAGATCGGCGTGCGCGCCGCGGCCGGCGTGATGCAGTTGACGGCGATGTCGAGCCCGGCCAGTTCCTTGCCGAGCGACTTGGTCATGCCGATGACGGCGGCCTTCGACGCCGAATATGCTGATGCGTTGGGGTTGCCTTCCTTGCCGGCGATCGAGGCGACGTTGACGATGCGGCCGTAGCCTTGCGCCTTCATCGACGGCACGACGGCGCGGTTGACGTGAAAAGTGCCATGCAGGTTGATGTCGATGACCCGCTTCCAATCCGCGACCGGATAGGTTTCCAACGTGTGGTTGGGACCGGCGATGCCCGCCGAATTGACCAGGATCGACACAGGCCCGAGCGCGGACTCTGTGCGGCCGTGCGCCGCCACGACGGCGTCGGCATCGACGATGTCGACCACGACCGTCTCGACCGCGCCACCGCCCAGTTCCGCCTTGGCCGCCTGCAAGCGATCGCCATTGACGTCCCACAGGCACACCTTGGCGCCGGAGGCCAGGATGCGCTTTGCGAAGGCAAGGCCCAGGCCCTGCGCACCACCCGTCACGACAGCCACCTGACCGTCGAGATCAATCCTGTTCATCGGCAAG
This genomic interval carries:
- a CDS encoding SDR family NAD(P)-dependent oxidoreductase → MNRIDLDGQVAVVTGGAQGLGLAFAKRILASGAKVCLWDVNGDRLQAAKAELGGGAVETVVVDIVDADAVVAAHGRTESALGPVSILVNSAGIAGPNHTLETYPVADWKRVIDINLHGTFHVNRAVVPSMKAQGYGRIVNVASIAGKEGNPNASAYSASKAAVIGMTKSLGKELAGLDIAVNCITPAAARTPIFDQMKQEHIDYMLSKIPRARFLEVDEAANMVAWLVSKENSFTTGAVFDLSGGRATY